A section of the Planctomycetota bacterium genome encodes:
- a CDS encoding ABC transporter permease: MGAEESRSPTRLALRRFRRNRRALVSAALLGLLGLATWVVPWASPHDYRDQDFTYTLGRPNSTYWMGTDALGRDLFSRVFRGGRVSFAVALLATTVSVLVGTAYGAASAVAGGRTDAFMMRVVDVLYGLPHILLIIVIMALVESRSLAWVFLVIGLFGWLTLARIVRGQVLSLREREFVEAARALGAGMPAIIVRHMVPNVLGPVIVYATLSVPGAMLTESFLSFLGLGVSEPETSWGVLISEGAKALGTERNLWWLVTFPGAALALTLYCLNSIGDGLRDAFDVQQRPS, translated from the coding sequence ATGGGAGCCGAGGAAAGCCGGTCCCCGACCCGCCTGGCCCTGCGCCGGTTCCGGCGCAACCGGCGCGCCCTCGTTTCGGCGGCGCTTCTGGGGCTCCTCGGGCTGGCGACGTGGGTCGTCCCCTGGGCCAGCCCGCACGATTACCGCGACCAGGACTTCACCTACACCCTGGGCCGCCCCAACTCCACGTACTGGATGGGCACCGACGCGCTCGGCCGCGACCTCTTTTCGCGCGTCTTCCGCGGAGGCCGGGTCTCCTTCGCCGTGGCGCTCCTGGCCACCACCGTGAGCGTGCTCGTCGGGACCGCCTACGGCGCCGCCTCGGCGGTCGCGGGAGGCCGGACGGACGCCTTCATGATGCGCGTGGTGGACGTCCTTTACGGACTCCCCCACATCCTGCTCATCATCGTCATCATGGCGCTCGTCGAGTCCCGGAGCCTCGCGTGGGTCTTCCTCGTGATCGGCCTTTTCGGCTGGCTGACGCTCGCGCGGATCGTGCGCGGGCAGGTGCTTTCGCTGCGGGAACGGGAGTTCGTGGAGGCCGCGCGCGCGCTGGGGGCGGGAATGCCCGCCATCATCGTGCGCCACATGGTGCCCAACGTCCTGGGACCCGTGATCGTCTACGCGACGCTTTCCGTGCCGGGCGCGATGCTGACGGAATCGTTCCTCTCCTTTCTGGGCCTCGGGGTTTCGGAACCGGAGACGTCGTGGGGAGTCCTCATCAGCGAGGGCGCCAAGGCGCTCGGCACGGAGCGCAACCTCTGGTGGCTGGTGACTTTTCCCGGGGCGGCCCTGGCGCTGACGCTGTACTGCCTGAACTCGATCGGGGACGGCCTGCGGGACGCCTTCGACGTCCAGCAGCGACCGTCGTGA
- a CDS encoding ABC transporter permease: protein MLAFTLRRLLQGILTLWVVATLSFAVTRIAPGSPFTTERAVHPEVLRNFEAFYGLDRPILVQYARTMARYVRGDLGPSLYYRDLSCNDIVWPGLRKSAVLGALAAFLALGIGLPLGLLAAARQNRWPDTLAMSLSIAGICVPNFLLGPILVLVFAIGLGWLPAALWPEDWTRLSELKKLVLPSVTLALVHIAYISRLARAGMLDVLHKDFIRTARAKGLPERAVFLRHALKNGVTPVVSYLGPMVAVLVTGSLVVESVFAIPGLGQHFVKSALNRDMNLIMACVLVYTAIVIAMNFAVDLLYGILDPRVRVH from the coding sequence GTGCTCGCGTTCACCCTGCGCCGCCTCCTCCAGGGAATCCTCACCCTCTGGGTCGTCGCCACGCTCTCCTTCGCCGTCACCCGCATCGCCCCCGGCAGCCCCTTCACCACGGAGCGCGCCGTCCACCCGGAAGTGCTGCGGAACTTCGAGGCGTTCTACGGACTCGACCGGCCGATCCTCGTCCAGTACGCCCGCACGATGGCGCGCTACGTCCGGGGGGACCTGGGCCCCTCCCTCTATTACCGCGACCTCAGCTGCAACGATATCGTCTGGCCGGGCCTGAGGAAATCGGCGGTCCTGGGGGCGCTGGCGGCCTTCCTGGCGCTCGGCATCGGCCTGCCCCTGGGCCTCCTGGCCGCCGCCCGCCAGAACCGCTGGCCCGACACCCTGGCCATGAGCCTCTCGATCGCCGGCATCTGCGTACCCAACTTCCTCCTCGGACCGATCCTCGTCCTCGTCTTCGCCATCGGCCTGGGCTGGCTTCCGGCGGCGCTCTGGCCCGAGGACTGGACGCGCCTTTCGGAACTCAAGAAGCTCGTGCTTCCGTCCGTGACGCTCGCCCTGGTCCATATCGCCTACATCTCTCGGCTCGCGCGCGCCGGAATGCTCGACGTCCTCCATAAGGACTTCATCCGCACCGCCCGCGCGAAGGGCCTGCCGGAACGCGCCGTCTTTCTCCGGCACGCCCTCAAGAACGGCGTCACGCCCGTCGTCTCCTACCTCGGCCCCATGGTGGCCGTCCTCGTCACGGGATCGCTCGTCGTCGAGTCGGTCTTCGCGATCCCGGGCCTCGGCCAGCACTTCGTGAAATCCGCCCTCAACCGGGACATGAACCTCATCATGGCCTGCGTTCTCGTCTACACGGCGATCGTCATCGCCATGAACTTCGCGGTCGACCTCCTCTACGGGATCCTCGACCCGCGGGTGAGGGTCCACTGA
- a CDS encoding ABC transporter substrate-binding protein, with the protein MRPPANFPRAARSALLAALVLAGCEGRKEPPPAAGAGAALERARRLLAEAGYPDGRGFPTLEVLYNTDEAHKKVAAALQQMWRKNLGIDVELRNVEWKIYLDRLSALDYQIARRGWIADYRDPNTFLEMFTSASGNNNTGWSHPEYDRLIREAAAEPDRARRSTLLSRAEKILLREAAVVPLYFYVSQNCWKEHVRGLYENVQDIHPLAEVRAEGRETLVIHNGSEVQTLDPALARGALEYRVLIGLFEGLATPDPRTLEPRPGVAERWDISPDGKKYTFHLREAAWSDGRPVTAEDFVYAWRRALDPATLTDYAHILFAVKGAQAFHEKKTSDPSTVGVRARDARTLEVELEHPCPYFLDLTGFMTFYPVRKDVLERHGAAWTRPEHIVTNGPFRLAEWKPTDSLTLERNPRYWNAAAVRQPRIKFLPIEDRVTAWNLYKEGTIDWITALPIDQIEEIMKRPDYRGGDYLATYFYSFNVRHGPLRDVRVRRALALAVDREALVRHVLRQGQKPAYHFVPPAWKDYTSPRLDAED; encoded by the coding sequence ATGCGCCCGCCCGCGAACTTCCCCCGGGCCGCGCGTTCGGCCCTCCTGGCGGCCCTCGTCCTGGCCGGCTGCGAAGGACGCAAGGAACCGCCCCCCGCCGCCGGAGCGGGCGCCGCCCTCGAACGCGCCCGCCGCCTTCTCGCCGAAGCCGGTTACCCCGACGGGCGCGGTTTCCCCACGCTCGAAGTCCTCTACAACACCGACGAGGCCCACAAGAAAGTCGCCGCCGCCCTCCAGCAGATGTGGCGCAAGAACCTCGGAATCGACGTCGAGCTGCGCAACGTCGAATGGAAGATCTACCTCGACCGCCTGAGCGCTCTCGACTACCAGATCGCCCGCCGCGGATGGATCGCCGACTACCGCGATCCGAACACCTTCCTCGAAATGTTCACCTCCGCCAGCGGCAACAACAACACCGGATGGTCGCACCCGGAATACGACCGGCTGATCCGCGAGGCCGCCGCCGAACCCGACCGCGCCCGCCGTTCGACGCTCCTTTCCCGCGCCGAAAAGATCCTCCTGCGCGAGGCGGCCGTGGTGCCCCTCTACTTCTATGTCAGCCAGAACTGCTGGAAGGAGCACGTCCGCGGTCTCTACGAGAACGTTCAGGACATCCATCCCCTCGCCGAGGTCCGCGCCGAGGGGCGCGAGACCCTCGTCATCCACAACGGAAGCGAAGTCCAGACCCTCGACCCCGCGCTCGCCCGCGGCGCCCTCGAATACCGCGTCCTCATCGGCCTCTTCGAGGGCCTCGCCACCCCGGACCCCCGCACCCTCGAGCCGCGCCCCGGCGTCGCCGAACGATGGGACATCTCCCCCGACGGAAAGAAATATACGTTCCATCTGCGCGAGGCCGCCTGGAGCGACGGCCGTCCCGTCACGGCGGAAGATTTCGTCTACGCCTGGAGGCGGGCCCTCGACCCGGCCACGCTTACCGATTACGCCCACATCCTCTTCGCCGTCAAGGGCGCCCAGGCCTTCCACGAGAAAAAGACCTCCGACCCTTCGACCGTGGGCGTCCGCGCCCGGGACGCCCGCACGCTCGAGGTGGAACTCGAACACCCCTGCCCCTACTTTCTGGACCTGACCGGCTTCATGACGTTCTATCCGGTCCGCAAGGATGTCCTCGAACGGCACGGCGCCGCCTGGACCCGGCCGGAGCATATCGTCACCAACGGCCCTTTCCGTCTGGCGGAGTGGAAGCCCACGGATTCCCTGACCCTGGAAAGGAACCCGCGCTACTGGAACGCCGCCGCCGTCCGCCAGCCCCGGATCAAGTTCCTGCCCATCGAAGACCGGGTCACCGCCTGGAACCTCTATAAGGAAGGAACCATCGACTGGATCACCGCCCTTCCGATCGACCAGATCGAGGAGATCATGAAGCGGCCGGACTACCGCGGGGGCGACTACTTGGCCACCTACTTTTACTCCTTCAACGTCCGCCACGGTCCCCTCCGCGACGTCCGCGTGCGCCGCGCGCTGGCCCTCGCGGTGGACCGGGAAGCCCTCGTGCGGCACGTCCTGCGGCAGGGACAGAAGCCCGCCTACCATTTCGTCCCGCCCGCCTGGAAGGACTACACGAGCCCCCGCCTGGACGCGGAGGATTGA
- a CDS encoding SDR family oxidoreductase produces MVPIDLSGKIALVTGVADNQGFAWHIAKALQAAGARLVFSCHPRVLGIVENFLTREKDAEARTLPFGAGTLRVEKIVPCDVSFDTMDDVDEATRRDRHYQKYADYSIRGSVEAVGREFGGIDILIHSVAFSPEIKNRLIDTSRKAYLTALSVSAYSLSSLLRAARPFMEGRPGGASALALTYIGGERVVPHYGGGMSSAKAALQIDCRQLAHQLGPAGIRVNLISAGPYASRAARAIGDIQQMIDHAARHSPLPRPIEPEEVAHAAVFLSSPLASAITGQILYVDCGYNIMGV; encoded by the coding sequence ATGGTTCCGATCGACCTGTCCGGAAAGATCGCCCTCGTCACGGGCGTGGCCGACAACCAGGGCTTCGCCTGGCACATCGCCAAAGCCCTCCAGGCCGCCGGCGCGCGGCTCGTCTTCTCCTGCCACCCGCGCGTCCTGGGCATCGTCGAAAACTTTCTCACCCGCGAGAAGGACGCGGAAGCCCGCACGCTCCCCTTCGGCGCCGGAACGCTCCGGGTGGAAAAGATCGTCCCCTGCGACGTGAGCTTCGACACGATGGACGACGTGGACGAGGCCACCCGCCGGGATCGGCATTACCAGAAGTACGCGGACTACTCGATCCGCGGATCGGTCGAAGCCGTGGGCCGCGAATTCGGCGGGATCGACATCCTCATCCACTCGGTGGCCTTCAGCCCCGAGATCAAGAACCGCCTCATCGACACGAGCCGCAAGGCGTACCTGACGGCGCTCTCGGTCAGCGCGTATTCCCTTTCGTCGCTCCTGCGGGCGGCGCGTCCCTTCATGGAGGGACGCCCCGGAGGGGCCTCGGCCCTCGCCCTCACCTACATCGGCGGCGAACGCGTCGTGCCCCACTACGGCGGCGGAATGTCGTCGGCCAAGGCCGCCCTCCAGATCGACTGCCGCCAGCTCGCCCACCAGCTCGGACCCGCCGGCATCCGCGTCAATCTCATCTCGGCGGGGCCCTACGCCTCGCGCGCCGCCCGCGCGATCGGCGACATCCAGCAGATGATCGACCACGCCGCCCGGCACAGCCCCCTGCCGCGGCCCATCGAACCCGAGGAGGTCGCCCACGCCGCGGTCTTTCTCTCCAGCCCCCTGGCCTCCGCGATCACCGGCCAGATCCTCTACGTCGACTGCGGCTACAACATCATGGGGGTCTGA
- a CDS encoding aminodeoxychorismate/anthranilate synthase component II, producing MLLVIDNYDSFTYNLVQALGALGAAVEVVRNDAVTARDVERRAPERIVLSPGPRTPSEAGVTNDVLRLLGGRVPILGVCLGHQCIAHVLGGRVGRARRPVHGKTSLVRHDGAGVFAGLPNPFRAMRYHSLVVEEQGLPAELEISARTPEGEIMGLRHRSWPLEGVQFHPESYRTEAGLELLRNFLTR from the coding sequence ATGCTGCTTGTCATCGACAACTACGACTCGTTCACCTACAACCTGGTGCAGGCCCTGGGGGCCCTCGGGGCCGCCGTCGAGGTCGTCCGCAACGACGCCGTCACCGCGCGCGACGTCGAACGCCGGGCTCCCGAACGGATCGTCCTGTCCCCCGGCCCGCGCACCCCGAGCGAAGCGGGCGTCACCAACGACGTCCTGCGCCTCCTGGGCGGCCGGGTGCCCATCCTCGGGGTCTGCCTGGGCCACCAGTGCATCGCCCACGTCCTCGGGGGGCGCGTCGGCCGCGCCCGGCGGCCCGTGCACGGCAAAACGAGCCTCGTGCGCCACGACGGAGCCGGCGTCTTCGCGGGACTTCCCAATCCGTTCCGGGCGATGCGCTATCACTCGCTGGTCGTCGAGGAGCAGGGGCTTCCCGCGGAACTCGAGATCTCCGCCCGCACGCCCGAAGGGGAGATCATGGGCCTGCGCCACCGCTCCTGGCCCCTCGAAGGCGTCCAGTTCCACCCCGAAAGCTACCGAACCGAGGCGGGCCTGGAACTCCTGAGGAACTTCCTGACGCGATAA
- a CDS encoding secretin N-terminal domain-containing protein — protein sequence MIGVRLSLAVFAASALTAAPARAQQEPPPAPPAGGAGAQEMDPRAKAIREAYEERLRRERQQVTIRVRNATVGQIVEEFRRQTGWNIVVDYRNIPDDYRVDEFIVENEPARRALEAFAAKAELSIEDVSPTLIMLSRPPRLTFNFRDADVKVVIDMIARVSGANIIVAPDVKGSITLSINNVPWQEVLNSVVKTLGFVTVRENFGIIRIIHQDELLKQMETRVFRLRYIQPPPTYTAKVEEGKLISGRPIQPPQQIEEVLRRFVLKQTLETVLSRNAAGQVLGKLDFDPQTNSFIVRDTKVTLDKIGEIISLLDVEPEQVLLDVKFVSTTNEDLLTFGVNWDLGGQGGATVSSRILPPSTVVDPVTSQVLSGKITKLPFGFGNELHAPGEQFFLTQYDMTMTLRAFKQDRFSRLLQEPTLAVADNTEATIFVGETISYAEVRTTTNQFGGLEFSLGEAQKSPVKVGFQLFVIPKIVADSNKVILTIIPQNDFLSGQSGVAAVPGFERFTLVSNGAPQSIDLPRISTTTLVTKLVLESGRTAILGGLVVERSTFEDRGIPILKDIPLVNYLFKQRNDTIRKEHLLIFITPRIVRSGQGPSQDLQRQLRLREEQERQELEELRKKQQEQEKKAPK from the coding sequence ATGATCGGCGTCCGCCTTTCGCTCGCCGTGTTCGCCGCGTCGGCCCTGACCGCCGCTCCGGCCCGGGCGCAGCAGGAGCCCCCTCCGGCTCCGCCGGCCGGCGGCGCCGGGGCTCAGGAGATGGACCCCCGCGCCAAGGCCATCCGGGAAGCCTACGAGGAACGCCTGCGCCGCGAGCGCCAGCAGGTCACCATTCGCGTGCGCAACGCGACGGTCGGCCAGATCGTCGAGGAGTTCCGGCGCCAGACCGGCTGGAACATCGTCGTGGACTACCGGAACATCCCCGACGACTACCGGGTGGACGAGTTCATCGTCGAGAACGAGCCGGCGCGCCGGGCGCTGGAGGCCTTCGCGGCCAAGGCGGAGCTCTCGATCGAGGACGTCAGCCCCACCCTCATCATGCTCTCGCGGCCGCCGCGGCTCACCTTCAACTTCCGCGACGCGGACGTCAAGGTGGTCATCGACATGATCGCGCGGGTCTCCGGCGCCAACATCATCGTGGCTCCGGACGTGAAGGGATCGATCACCCTTTCGATCAACAACGTTCCCTGGCAGGAGGTTCTCAACTCCGTCGTCAAGACGCTCGGATTCGTCACGGTCCGGGAAAACTTCGGGATCATCCGCATCATTCACCAGGACGAGCTGCTCAAGCAGATGGAGACCCGGGTCTTCCGGCTCCGGTACATCCAGCCGCCGCCCACCTACACGGCCAAGGTGGAGGAAGGCAAGCTCATCAGCGGCCGGCCGATCCAGCCGCCCCAGCAGATCGAGGAAGTGCTGCGCCGGTTCGTCCTCAAGCAGACCCTGGAGACGGTGCTTTCGCGCAACGCGGCCGGCCAGGTCCTCGGGAAGCTCGACTTCGACCCCCAGACGAATTCCTTCATCGTGCGCGACACGAAGGTGACCCTCGACAAGATCGGCGAGATCATTTCGCTGCTCGACGTGGAGCCGGAGCAGGTGCTTCTGGACGTCAAGTTCGTCTCGACGACCAACGAGGATCTGCTGACGTTCGGAGTCAACTGGGACCTCGGCGGACAGGGGGGCGCCACGGTGTCCAGCCGCATCCTGCCTCCCTCGACCGTCGTGGATCCCGTGACGAGCCAGGTCCTCTCCGGCAAGATCACCAAGCTTCCCTTCGGGTTCGGAAACGAGCTCCACGCGCCCGGCGAGCAGTTCTTCCTGACTCAGTACGACATGACGATGACCCTCCGGGCGTTCAAGCAGGACCGGTTCTCCCGGCTGCTTCAGGAGCCGACGCTGGCCGTGGCGGACAACACGGAGGCCACGATCTTCGTGGGCGAAACGATCAGCTACGCCGAAGTGCGCACCACGACCAACCAGTTCGGCGGGCTGGAGTTCTCCCTCGGCGAAGCTCAGAAGTCTCCCGTCAAGGTGGGCTTCCAGCTCTTCGTGATCCCCAAGATCGTCGCCGACTCGAACAAGGTGATCCTGACGATCATTCCGCAGAACGACTTCCTGTCCGGACAGTCGGGCGTGGCCGCGGTGCCGGGCTTCGAACGCTTCACCCTCGTTTCGAACGGCGCCCCGCAGAGCATCGACCTGCCGCGGATCTCGACGACCACGCTGGTGACCAAGCTCGTTCTGGAGAGCGGGCGGACGGCGATCCTCGGGGGACTGGTCGTCGAGCGTTCGACCTTCGAGGACCGGGGGATTCCGATTCTGAAGGACATTCCGCTGGTGAACTACCTCTTCAAGCAGCGCAACGACACGATCCGCAAGGAGCATCTCCTCATCTTCATCACGCCGCGCATCGTGCGCTCGGGGCAGGGCCCCTCGCAGGATCTGCAGCGGCAGCTGCGCCTGAGGGAAGAGCAGGAGCGGCAGGAGCTCGAGGAGCTGCGCAAGAAGCAGCAGGAACAGGAAAAGAAAGCGCCGAAGTAG
- a CDS encoding TIGR03936 family radical SAM-associated protein codes for MNIFSYRVRFTKTGRMRFLSHHDLMRLWERALRRTGLPLRFTEGYNPHPILAFPTALALGIESFDEVFEFELTGWTAPRQIERLLAAQLPEGMSVLSVEAFDRKDRSYVDFVEYEALCPGQGGRVPDAIRAFLARAECPVERVSDKGSRTIDIRPYVMALDSEGDRVFLRLRVTDQGTARPDEVLRALGLSLDETVRIKKTYTELAVRP; via the coding sequence ATGAACATCTTCTCCTACCGGGTGCGGTTCACGAAAACCGGCCGGATGCGCTTCCTGTCCCACCACGATCTGATGCGCCTGTGGGAACGGGCCCTGCGGCGGACGGGACTGCCCCTGCGCTTCACCGAAGGGTACAACCCCCACCCCATCCTCGCCTTCCCCACGGCGCTGGCTCTGGGCATCGAATCCTTCGACGAGGTGTTCGAGTTCGAGCTGACCGGCTGGACCGCCCCCCGCCAGATCGAGCGGCTCCTGGCGGCGCAGCTTCCCGAGGGGATGAGCGTCCTTTCCGTGGAGGCCTTCGACCGCAAGGACCGCTCCTATGTGGATTTCGTCGAATACGAAGCCCTGTGCCCGGGACAGGGAGGCCGCGTCCCCGACGCGATCCGGGCGTTCCTCGCCCGCGCCGAGTGCCCCGTCGAGCGGGTGTCGGACAAGGGCTCCCGCACGATCGACATCCGGCCGTACGTCATGGCCCTGGACTCGGAAGGCGACCGGGTGTTCCTGCGCCTGCGGGTGACCGACCAGGGCACCGCCCGGCCGGACGAGGTCCTGCGCGCCCTGGGGCTGTCGCTGGACGAGACGGTCCGGATCAAGAAGACCTACACGGAGCTCGCGGTGCGCCCATGA